In a single window of the Campylobacter fetus subsp. testudinum 03-427 genome:
- a CDS encoding 4HB_MCP sensor-containing MCP-domain signal transduction protein (Pfam matches to PF00015.17 MCPsignal, and to PF12729.3 4HB_MCP_1), protein MSNLTTKVKLVVLSAVLLLFTIISGTTAFMGFKKANESIAFIKEKNIDSVTYLEKLNIELLTLRIELYKYIANIIDYEKLEQSVNKYANSVDQFEKDYPNTFSTADDEANFKIVLENAKIYKNTLMQAMGAGKDELLLNKLIGLGSKISKSIVDTKNINEQSMEHTIEDIKKYLFLLTETIIIIIAISIIIGVILSIIITKSIKKSIDTILDGLASFFKFISGETDKPQTIPLTSKDEFGAMANIINNNIQSIKEGLLQDNKTIEESSLVIDSLKKGTLSKIVTVKPHNAQLKELTNLLNEMIKEWHSMISTMQATLTSFSNKDFRARIEIHGIQNDMLGLINGINYLGSEISSMLSGSLKNGQSLEQKSIQLKEYMQNLANQTKNQSTNVNESAAAIEQMSSSMNSVSNMANDVIRHSDDIKNIIVVIKDIADQTNLLALNAAIEAARAGDHGRGFAVVADEVRKLAERTQRSLSEIEANVNILSQSVNEVNQSINEQADAIRQINEAVSNIDETTKSNLEATNSTNDLANEISQMATTSVKEAKNSKW, encoded by the coding sequence ATGTCAAATTTAACTACTAAAGTCAAACTTGTGGTGCTATCAGCCGTTCTTCTTTTATTTACTATTATATCCGGTACTACCGCATTTATGGGATTTAAGAAAGCAAATGAGTCTATAGCTTTTATCAAAGAAAAAAATATTGATTCCGTAACATATTTAGAAAAATTAAATATCGAACTACTTACATTAAGAATCGAATTATATAAATATATCGCCAATATCATAGATTATGAAAAATTAGAACAATCAGTAAATAAATATGCAAATTCTGTTGATCAATTTGAAAAAGATTATCCAAATACATTTTCAACAGCAGATGACGAGGCTAATTTTAAAATAGTTTTAGAAAATGCTAAGATATATAAAAATACACTTATGCAGGCTATGGGAGCGGGTAAGGACGAATTGTTATTAAATAAGCTTATTGGACTTGGAAGTAAAATATCTAAAAGCATAGTTGATACTAAAAATATTAACGAGCAATCTATGGAACATACTATCGAGGATATAAAAAAATATCTATTTTTACTAACTGAAACAATAATTATCATTATAGCCATATCTATCATAATAGGCGTGATATTATCTATAATCATAACTAAATCTATCAAAAAATCTATAGATACGATATTAGACGGATTAGCATCGTTTTTCAAATTTATCTCAGGCGAGACGGACAAGCCTCAAACTATTCCTCTCACCTCAAAAGATGAGTTTGGAGCTATGGCAAATATAATAAACAACAACATACAAAGCATCAAAGAAGGACTCTTGCAAGATAATAAAACAATAGAAGAAAGCAGCCTTGTAATAGACTCTCTTAAAAAAGGTACTCTAAGTAAAATAGTCACAGTCAAACCTCACAACGCTCAGTTGAAAGAGCTTACGAATTTATTAAATGAGATGATAAAAGAGTGGCACTCTATGATATCTACTATGCAAGCTACTTTAACTAGCTTTTCAAATAAAGACTTTAGAGCTAGAATAGAGATACACGGCATTCAAAACGATATGTTAGGACTCATAAACGGCATAAACTACTTAGGAAGCGAAATATCTAGTATGTTAAGTGGTAGCTTAAAAAACGGTCAAAGTTTAGAGCAAAAGTCAATTCAACTAAAAGAGTATATGCAAAACTTAGCAAACCAAACTAAAAATCAATCTACTAACGTAAATGAGAGTGCCGCAGCCATAGAGCAGATGAGTAGTTCTATGAATTCTGTATCGAATATGGCAAATGATGTTATAAGACATAGTGATGATATAAAAAATATCATAGTAGTAATAAAAGACATAGCAGATCAAACAAACTTACTAGCACTAAATGCGGCTATAGAAGCAGCTAGAGCTGGAGATCATGGACGTGGATTTGCAGTTGTTGCAGATGAAGTAAGAAAACTAGCTGAAAGAACTCAACGCTCACTAAGTGAGATAGAAGCAAATGTTAATATATTATCTCAAAGCGTAAATGAAGTAAATCAAAGCATAAACGAACAAGCAGATGCTATAAGACAGATAAATGAAGCTGTTTCAAATATAGATGAAACTACTAAGTCAAATTTAGAAGCTACAAATAGCACAAACGATCTTGCAAATGAGATAAGTCAAATGGCGACTACTTCGGTAAAAGAAGCTAAAAATAGCAAATGGTAA
- a CDS encoding cation diffusion facilitator family transporter (Pfam match to PF01545.17 Cation_efflux), which yields MQLGKATQNYGKKIRDNKPQDIEFTKENISRKEQFVLKVSMYCALILAIFGVGFGLFIKSLTIVFDGIIALVSVGLGLLSVVTARYVYKEDDDIFQYGYIRFEPMVNLFKSLILLIVCLYAFFSAIKSIFSGGYTLELGAAVIYTMVAFVLCFIIFTYTSFYSKYLGSELIYVDRAEWLIDCVLYCGGIIAFGLIYIFDPTQEKWFSSYIDPILLVLFSIFLSVTPLKIFISNLKDLIMVAPGDLDDKITEIMQSLSLKYGFSDYDTHVAKSGRFFMIEVNILSTSSNDILSVKELDCIRNEIEQRLEIPSYKIWLLVSLTANPKWL from the coding sequence ATGCAACTTGGCAAAGCTACGCAAAATTACGGTAAAAAGATAAGAGATAATAAACCTCAAGATATTGAATTTACAAAAGAAAATATTAGCCGTAAGGAGCAGTTTGTACTCAAAGTCTCTATGTATTGCGCGCTTATTTTAGCAATTTTTGGTGTAGGATTTGGACTGTTTATAAAGAGTTTGACCATAGTTTTTGATGGAATTATAGCGCTTGTAAGTGTTGGACTTGGGCTTCTTAGCGTTGTTACTGCTCGTTATGTTTATAAAGAAGATGATGATATTTTTCAATACGGATATATTCGTTTTGAGCCTATGGTAAATTTATTTAAAAGTCTTATTTTGCTTATTGTATGTTTGTATGCATTTTTTAGTGCAATTAAAAGCATTTTTAGCGGAGGTTATACTCTGGAGCTTGGGGCGGCTGTGATTTATACTATGGTTGCTTTTGTTTTGTGTTTTATAATTTTTACTTATACGAGTTTTTATTCTAAATATCTAGGTTCTGAGCTTATCTATGTAGATAGAGCAGAGTGGTTGATAGATTGTGTGTTGTACTGTGGTGGCATTATAGCTTTTGGTTTGATTTATATCTTTGATCCTACGCAAGAAAAGTGGTTTAGTTCTTATATAGATCCTATTTTGCTTGTTTTATTTTCGATTTTTCTTTCTGTGACGCCGCTTAAAATTTTTATATCAAATCTTAAAGATCTGATTATGGTAGCTCCTGGAGATCTTGATGATAAAATAACAGAAATTATGCAGAGTTTAAGTCTAAAATACGGCTTTAGCGACTATGATACTCACGTCGCAAAAAGTGGTAGATTTTTTATGATAGAAGTTAATATTTTAAGCACTAGTAGCAATGATATACTTAGCGTAAAAGAGTTAGATTGTATTCGCAATGAGATAGAACAAAGACTTGAAATACCTAGCTATAAAATTTGGCTTTTAGTAAGTCTAACGGCTAATCCAAAATGGTTATAA
- a CDS encoding putative toxin-antitoxin system, toxin component, RelE/ParE family (Pfam match to PF05016.10 ParE_toxin), translating into MKIIQSPRFVKEINTILSFIAQDSKTRARTFKDELLMQSKDLANMPFRFRKSVTSDNDNVRDFIFKGYVIPFLIQDDTITVLGIYKENEWQL; encoded by the coding sequence GTGAAAATAATTCAATCGCCTAGATTTGTAAAAGAGATTAATACAATATTATCTTTCATTGCACAAGATAGCAAGACAAGAGCTAGAACCTTTAAAGATGAGCTATTAATGCAAAGCAAAGATTTAGCTAATATGCCCTTTAGATTTAGAAAATCAGTTACAAGCGATAATGACAACGTAAGGGATTTTATTTTTAAAGGCTATGTTATACCGTTTTTAATTCAAGATGACACAATAACCGTTTTAGGTATCTACAAAGAAAATGAGTGGCAACTTTAA